AGCTGTCCACCCCCGCCGACGCCAAGGCGGCCGGTATCGCGGTGATCTACCAGGAGCCGACGCTGTTCCCGGACCTGTCCGTCGCGGAGAACATCGCGATGGGCCGGCAACCGCTGGGTCGTTTCAAAACCATCGACCGGGCCGCGATGCAGCGCCAGGCCGAGCAGCTGTTCGCCCGGCTCGGCGTGTCCATCGCGCCGAACCGGCCGGCCCGCGGGTTGTCGATCGCCGACCAGCAGCTGGTGGAGATCGCCAAGGCGCTGTCGGCCGACGCCCGGGTGGTGGTGATGGACGAGCCGACCGCCGCGTTGACCGGGGTCGAGGTCGAGCGCTTGTTCGCGGTCGCCCGGTCCCTGCGGGACGACGGTGCGGCGCTGGTGTTCATCTCGCACCGGTTCGAGGAGATCACCGCGCTCTGCGAGAAGGTGACGATCCTGCGCGACGGCAAGCACGTCTCCACCGATCCACTGGCGGCGCTCAGCGTCGACGAGATGGTCCGCCGGATGGTCGGGCGTGATCTCGACGCGCTGTTCCCCAAGCAGGACGTGACACCGGGCGCCGTGGTGCTGTCGGTGCGCGGCCTGCGCCGGGACCCGGTGTTCGTCGACATCGACTTCGAGGTCCGGGCCGGCGAGATCGTCGCGCTGGCAGGCCTGGTCGGGTCGGGCCGGTCCGAGGTGGTGCAGTCGATCTTCGGCGTCGACCCGCGCGACGGCGGCACGGTCGAGGTCGGTGGGCGCAAGCTCAAGCCCGGCTCGCCCCGCGCCGCGATGGCCGCCGGGGTCGCGCTGGTCCCGGAGGACCGTCGTCAGCAGGGCCTGCTGATGGAGCTGTCGATCGAGCGGAACGTCACGCTCCCGCGGTCGAGAGCCCTGTCCCAGCTGGGTTTCCTGACCGGCAGCAGTGAGCGCCGGTCGGCGAAGGAGTGGACCACGCGGCTGAAGACCAAGTACGGACGGCTCAGCGACGAGGTCGGCACGCTGTCCGGCGGCAACCAGCAGAAGGTCGTGCTGGCGAAATGGTTGTCGATGGCACCGAAACTGCTGATCGTCGACGAGCCCACCCGCGGAATCGACGTCGGGACCAAGGCCGAGGTGCACCGGTTGATGTCCAGCCTGGCCGCGGAAGGGGTCGCCGTTCTGATGGTCTCGTCGGAGCTGCCCGAGGTGCTGGGCATGGCCGATCGCGTGCTGGTGATGCGCGAGGGCCGGCTGGTCGCCGCGCTCGACCGGGCCGACGCCACCGAGGAGTCCGTGATGTTCGCCGCCACCGGTCAGGAGGTGACCGTATGACGGCCGTCGGGCTGCCCGGCGTGACCGCGCGCAGATCCTCGCTCGACGTGGTGCTCCGGGCCCGTGAGCTGGGCATCGTGATCGCGCTGGTCCTGCTGGTCGCGGTGACCGCGATCTCGAACCCCCGGTTCCTGTCCGGGCAGAGCATCCGCGACATCCTGCTCGGCACCGCGATCCTGGCCGTTCTGGCGGTCGGCCAGGCCGTGGTGGTGATCACCCGCAACATCGACCTCTCGGTGGGCTCGGTGCTCGGACTGAGCGCCTTCACCGTCGGCACGCTGCTCCGGGACAATCCGGGGCTCCCGGTCGTGGTCGCCCTGCTGGTCGGCGCCGCGGTCGGAGGGATCTGCGGCGCCGCCAACGGCGTCCTGGTTCGGTACGGCAACGTCCCGGCCCTGGTCGTCACCCTCGGCACGCTGTACGTCGTCCGCGGCATCACCTACTTCTGGGCCGGTGGTCAGCAGATCAACGCCGACGAGCTGCCGCAGGGCTTTCTCGACTTCGGCAACGCGTCCCTCGTCTCGGTGCCGTACCTGGTGCTGATCGCCCTGCTGGTCCTGGTCGTCACCGGCCTGGTGCTGCGCAACTACCGGGCCGGCCGCGAGCTCTACGCGATGGGTTCGAGCCCGCAGGCAGCCAAGCTGGCCGGGATCGCGGTCGGGCGTCGTACGGTCGCGGCCTTCCTGGTCAGCGGCGCGTTGGCCGGTCTGGCGGGGGTGTTGTTCGCCGCCCGCTTCGGCACGATCGACGCCGCCGCCGGCACCGGCTACGAGCTGAACGTGGTCGCCGCGGTCGTGGTCGGCGGTGTCGCCGTCTTCGGTGGCAGCGGGTCGGTCTGGGGTGCGGCGCTCGGCGCGTTGCTGCTGACCACGATCGGCAGCGCGCTGGCCGTTCTCGAGATCAACCAGTTCTGGCAGCAGGCGATCGTCGGCGGTCTGATCCTGCTCGCGATCGGTGCCGATCGGCTGGTCGCGGCCCGGGTCGCCGCGACGTTGAAGAAGCGAGGCTCCCATGTCAGCTGAGACCGCGGCGCTCACCGACCGCCCGGGCCACCTGGCCGGCCGGTTCGCGAACTGGAACGTGGCGATCATCGCCCTGACCGTGCTGGTGCTGATCGTGGCGGCGGCGAGCGTCGACAACTTCGGCACCTCGCAGAACTTCGGCTTCCTGGTCCTCGACCTGCTGCCGATCGCCCTGGTCGCGCTGCCGATGACGCTGGTGATCGTGACCGGCGAGATCGACCTCTCGGTGGCCAGCACGCTCGGTCTCTCGAGCGCCCTGATGGGCTACCTGTGGAACGCGAACCAGCCGATCGAGACGATCATCCCGGTCTGCCTGCTGCTGGGCGCGGTGCTCGGTGCGGTGAACGGCTTCTTCGTCACCGTGCTCGGCCTGCCCTCGCTGGCGGTCACGATCGGCACCCTGGCGCTCTACCGCGGCCTGGCCTTCGTCGTGCTCGGTGACAGCGCGGTCGCCGACTTCCCGGCGCTTTACACCGACTGGGTGACCGGCACGATCGGCGGCACCTCGATCCCGAACGTGCTGATCATCGTGGTGATCCTCGCCA
The Kribbella italica DNA segment above includes these coding regions:
- a CDS encoding sugar ABC transporter ATP-binding protein, translated to MREVSKSFGAVAAVQNVSFDLYGGEAHALVGENGAGKSTLVKMLAGVHRPDSGTLELDGAPIELSTPADAKAAGIAVIYQEPTLFPDLSVAENIAMGRQPLGRFKTIDRAAMQRQAEQLFARLGVSIAPNRPARGLSIADQQLVEIAKALSADARVVVMDEPTAALTGVEVERLFAVARSLRDDGAALVFISHRFEEITALCEKVTILRDGKHVSTDPLAALSVDEMVRRMVGRDLDALFPKQDVTPGAVVLSVRGLRRDPVFVDIDFEVRAGEIVALAGLVGSGRSEVVQSIFGVDPRDGGTVEVGGRKLKPGSPRAAMAAGVALVPEDRRQQGLLMELSIERNVTLPRSRALSQLGFLTGSSERRSAKEWTTRLKTKYGRLSDEVGTLSGGNQQKVVLAKWLSMAPKLLIVDEPTRGIDVGTKAEVHRLMSSLAAEGVAVLMVSSELPEVLGMADRVLVMREGRLVAALDRADATEESVMFAATGQEVTV
- a CDS encoding ABC transporter permease, yielding MTAVGLPGVTARRSSLDVVLRARELGIVIALVLLVAVTAISNPRFLSGQSIRDILLGTAILAVLAVGQAVVVITRNIDLSVGSVLGLSAFTVGTLLRDNPGLPVVVALLVGAAVGGICGAANGVLVRYGNVPALVVTLGTLYVVRGITYFWAGGQQINADELPQGFLDFGNASLVSVPYLVLIALLVLVVTGLVLRNYRAGRELYAMGSSPQAAKLAGIAVGRRTVAAFLVSGALAGLAGVLFAARFGTIDAAAGTGYELNVVAAVVVGGVAVFGGSGSVWGAALGALLLTTIGSALAVLEINQFWQQAIVGGLILLAIGADRLVAARVAATLKKRGSHVS
- a CDS encoding ABC transporter permease, with the protein product MSAETAALTDRPGHLAGRFANWNVAIIALTVLVLIVAAASVDNFGTSQNFGFLVLDLLPIALVALPMTLVIVTGEIDLSVASTLGLSSALMGYLWNANQPIETIIPVCLLLGAVLGAVNGFFVTVLGLPSLAVTIGTLALYRGLAFVVLGDSAVADFPALYTDWVTGTIGGTSIPNVLIIVVILAIVFGVVLHATPVGRAVFAVGASEQAARFAGVRPGRLKFWLYVVSGLVAGLAGVLWTLRYSSARADNGAGLELAVVAAVLLGGVSIFGGKGALPGVIAGVVLLASLQNALRLSDVSNEALNVVTGVLLIASVLAPNLANAVRTAVQRRRHRTEPTSGSPSRKDLS